In Methanofollis aquaemaris, the genomic window GCCGCATAGCGCGGGTGGTCTTTCGGGATCTCGGTCATGATTCACGCACCTCCACCAGTCTGAACCCCTCGTGTGCCACCTTGAGGGGGAACAGTTCGCCGAAACCGGCGAGCACCTCGCCGGCACCTTCACCGGCGGCAAAGACTCCGAGCCCCAGCATCGTCATGCTTGCCGGCACCCCCGTCTCGTCGCAGGCGTCGAGGGCCGCACGCACCTCAGGCCTCACCAACCCGCTCTTCTCGGCGAAGGCGCGCGAGAAGGCGAAGAGTTCGGCAAGATCGCGGGGACATTCGGGTGGAAAGGCCGCGGCCACCCTGGCAAGTTGCTCGGGAGAACCGATCACCTCGGGGGTGGGGAGCGGCCCGAAGGAGAGAGCATAGATCGTCTCGTCGGTCATCACCCTCGTGATCCGGGCGGCGGTCCCCGGCCCTTCCCGACAGACCACGCCGCCACCCTGGCAGGCCGCCACATCGCCAAGCCCGGTGTTGTGCACCACCTCGGCCCGGTGGGCGAGGGCCGCGATCCCCTCCCCCCCGAGGCCGAGGTCGAAGAGAGCGTCGAGGGCCGTGGCCGAGGCAAGGAGCGCCGCCGCCGAGAGCCCGAAACCCGAGCCGATCGGGAGACGGCAGGTCGTCTCCACCCTGGCAGCGACCCCGAGTTCGGTCATCAGATACTCGACCGGCGGCGCACCCACCGACTCGGCAAGTGTCCGACCGTTCCGGTCGACCCGCCTGATCACTACGTCGAGACGATCGGCCGCGGACGCCACCGCCCTGACCCCTTCGTCGACGACGATCCCGGCACCAAGGCTCCCGGTCGTCTCCGGCGTCTCGCCGGCCACCTTCTTGAAATATCCGGAGATGTGCCCCGGACAGAAGGCTACAGCAGTGCGGACCATATCGCCTCTGCAACCTCCTCTTTGGTCCCTGAGACCGGGGTCTTCCCCGCGGCCGTCAGGATCTCAAATGTTCCACCCGTCGCTCCCATCGCGGGCGGCGTATTCATCACCACCATGCTCACTCCAGTCTCCTCGATCATTGCCCGTGCCCGTGCTTCCTCGGCCCACCCGAGTTTGAAGGCGACCGCCATCCCCTCGAAACTTTCGAGCACGGCGTCGAGCACCTTCGGGAGGGGACGGAGGGCGAGGTCCACCGGCGCCCCGCTCGGGATCTTTCCCGACGCCCGCACCGGGGCGAAGTCGGAGATCGCCGCCGCCGAGATATAATAGTCGGCGCCCGCCCGCACCGCCGAGAGGGCGGCCTCCATCATCTCGGCCGCCGTATCCACATGAATATTTTCCACGCACGGCACCGACGGCCCCGCGTGGACTATCGTCACATCCGCCCCGAGCCTGAAGGCCTCCAGGGCCAGTGCCCGGCCCATCCGCCCGGTCGACCTGGTGGTGAGCACCCTGACATCATCGACCGGTTCGGCACAGGCGCCGCTGGTGACGACCACCCGCCTGCCCGCAAGCGGTCGGCCGGAGAGGGCGCGCTCGACATGGAGAACAATCTCCTCGATGCCCGCGATCTTTGCCTTCTCCTCCTCGATCCTGGGCGGGACCACATCGATCCCCCACCCGCGGAGCTTCTCAAGGTTCTCCACCACGCCGGGGTGGCGGTACATGCTCTCATGCATCGCCGGCACGACCACCACCGGCATCCCGCGGCCCAGGGCCGTCGTGGCGAAGGTGGTCACCGGGGTATCGTCGATCCCGACGGCGATCTTGCCGATCGTATTTGCCGTGCAGGGGGCGACGAGGAGGAGGTCGGCACACCCGCCTTCTCCGCAGTAGACGACATGCTCCACCATTCCGGTGCATCTCGTGATCGCCTCCCGCCCGGTGGCATAGGTGAGGGCGTCCGGGTGGATGATCCCGCACGCCGCCCCGCTCATCACCACCTGCACTCCCGCACCGCGGCGCCGGAGTTCGTGGGCGAGTTTCACCGTCTCGACGGCGGCGATGCTCCCGGTGACCGCCAGCACAACCGTCTTTCCGCTCAGCCTTCCGCCATCACTCATGAGAGCACCACATCATGTACGACATGCCATATATGCGGCCCATATTTCTTTACTTTGCGGGTTGTGACCGCCGCGGTAAACCCGGCGTCCTTTGCCATCGCCTCGGCCGCCGCCGCGGCGTCCCCGAGGGCATGGAGATGGATGACCGTCCCGACCTCTGCATGGGCAAGGGCCGCGGCGAAGAAACCCGGCGCATCGAAGTGGCCCATCACCACCCGGTCGTAGACCCCATCGAGAAGGTCGCGACAATCGCCGTTCTCAGGCCGCACCCGC contains:
- a CDS encoding pantoate kinase, with product MVRTAVAFCPGHISGYFKKVAGETPETTGSLGAGIVVDEGVRAVASAADRLDVVIRRVDRNGRTLAESVGAPPVEYLMTELGVAARVETTCRLPIGSGFGLSAAALLASATALDALFDLGLGGEGIAALAHRAEVVHNTGLGDVAACQGGGVVCREGPGTAARITRVMTDETIYALSFGPLPTPEVIGSPEQLARVAAAFPPECPRDLAELFAFSRAFAEKSGLVRPEVRAALDACDETGVPASMTMLGLGVFAAGEGAGEVLAGFGELFPLKVAHEGFRLVEVRES
- the coaBC gene encoding bifunctional phosphopantothenoylcysteine decarboxylase/phosphopantothenate--cysteine ligase CoaBC, with protein sequence MSDGGRLSGKTVVLAVTGSIAAVETVKLAHELRRRGAGVQVVMSGAACGIIHPDALTYATGREAITRCTGMVEHVVYCGEGGCADLLLVAPCTANTIGKIAVGIDDTPVTTFATTALGRGMPVVVVPAMHESMYRHPGVVENLEKLRGWGIDVVPPRIEEEKAKIAGIEEIVLHVERALSGRPLAGRRVVVTSGACAEPVDDVRVLTTRSTGRMGRALALEAFRLGADVTIVHAGPSVPCVENIHVDTAAEMMEAALSAVRAGADYYISAAAISDFAPVRASGKIPSGAPVDLALRPLPKVLDAVLESFEGMAVAFKLGWAEEARARAMIEETGVSMVVMNTPPAMGATGGTFEILTAAGKTPVSGTKEEVAEAIWSALL